A genomic stretch from Parabacteroides sp. FAFU027 includes:
- a CDS encoding 3-oxoacyl-ACP synthase III family protein: protein MFINATGAYVPAERVHNDYFLNVNGLTDEWILQRTGISTRSKAAADENTNTMGIAAVKNALPNLPYNVEEVDLIIGASYSPYDTVATLAHVAQKEFGIANAKGFYLSSACSSFVNAVEVAECFFAAGKATKALIIASEHNTAYSNEADPQSGHLWGDAAVAVFVSKDKMKDGEAEIIDVFSRSLGTVGKSTEGVYLRPRTEGLVMPDGRDVFINATKYMCEALNTMTANHGKTTDDLTYIITHQANKRIVANVANHLNVSLDKFINNIHELGNTGSPSAMIVVSQNWDKFKQGDLLGLTVFGGGYSSGGLLIQF from the coding sequence ATGTTTATAAATGCGACCGGGGCGTATGTCCCAGCCGAAAGAGTCCATAATGACTATTTTCTCAATGTAAACGGCCTTACCGACGAATGGATTCTCCAGCGTACAGGTATTTCTACCCGTTCCAAAGCTGCTGCTGATGAAAATACCAACACAATGGGTATTGCAGCAGTTAAAAATGCTCTCCCTAATCTTCCTTATAATGTTGAAGAAGTCGATTTAATTATCGGCGCATCTTATTCTCCTTACGATACAGTTGCCACTTTGGCGCACGTAGCGCAGAAGGAGTTCGGTATTGCCAATGCAAAAGGCTTTTATCTTTCATCGGCCTGCTCTTCATTTGTAAATGCGGTTGAAGTTGCGGAGTGTTTCTTTGCGGCAGGCAAGGCTACCAAGGCCCTCATCATCGCGTCGGAACACAATACTGCTTATTCTAACGAAGCAGACCCGCAATCGGGACACCTTTGGGGTGATGCAGCTGTTGCCGTATTTGTTTCAAAGGATAAAATGAAAGACGGTGAAGCTGAAATCATCGATGTTTTCTCCCGCAGTCTGGGTACTGTAGGCAAAAGCACTGAAGGCGTATATCTTCGTCCCCGCACCGAAGGACTGGTTATGCCTGACGGACGTGACGTCTTCATCAATGCAACCAAGTACATGTGCGAAGCACTAAATACTATGACTGCTAATCACGGAAAAACCACCGATGATTTGACCTATATCATTACCCATCAGGCTAACAAACGCATCGTAGCGAATGTGGCCAACCATTTGAATGTATCGTTGGATAAATTCATCAATAATATTCATGAATTGGGGAATACCGGTTCGCCGAGCGCAATGATTGTCGTTTCCCAGAATTGGGATAAATTCAAGCAAGGAGACCTGCTTGGTTTGACCGTATTCGGAGGGGGATATTCCAGCGGCGGTTTGCTTATTCAATTCTGA
- a CDS encoding TetR/AcrR family transcriptional regulator — translation MPISRTRDLLVDVARQLFARIGVENTTMNDIAVASQKGRRTLYTYFKSKNEVYMAVVETELQQLIQSLEEVANRNIRPDQKLTAFIFTRLEAVKETVFRNGTLRADFFRDIWRVEKVRKQFDIKEIELLRKILTDGVNEGVFEIPDVESMVMVLHYSLKGLDVPYIRGVFNEGGIERSQLKEDIIKLLFKGLLK, via the coding sequence ATGCCGATATCCCGTACCCGAGATTTGCTGGTAGATGTGGCCAGACAGTTGTTTGCCCGCATTGGAGTTGAAAATACTACCATGAACGACATAGCCGTGGCCTCCCAAAAAGGACGTCGCACTCTTTACACCTATTTTAAAAGCAAAAATGAGGTGTACATGGCCGTTGTCGAGACCGAATTGCAACAGTTGATTCAGTCGCTTGAAGAGGTTGCCAACCGCAACATCCGTCCAGATCAGAAGCTGACCGCTTTTATCTTCACACGGCTCGAAGCGGTAAAAGAGACCGTTTTCCGCAACGGAACCCTTCGCGCAGATTTCTTCCGGGACATCTGGCGCGTAGAGAAAGTGCGGAAACAGTTTGATATCAAGGAAATAGAGCTGTTGCGTAAGATTCTGACAGATGGAGTAAACGAAGGCGTTTTCGAAATTCCTGATGTTGAGTCGATGGTAATGGTGCTCCACTATTCTTTAAAAGGATTGGATGTGCCTTACATCCGGGGTGTCTTTAACGAAGGAGGCATCGAACGTTCGCAACTGAAAGAAGATATAATCAAGCTACTATTTAAAGGATTACTTAAATAA
- the trpS gene encoding tryptophan--tRNA ligase: METVVSGIRSTGNLHLGNYFGALRNFIKMQHENNCYFFIADYHSLTTHPDPAHLHSNVRQVLSEYLAAGLDPEVSTIFVQSDVPEVTELYLLLNMHVYIGELERTSSFKEKVRKQPENVNAGLLTYPTLMAADILLHKANKVPVGKDQEQHLEMTRKFARRFNTMYNVEYFPEPSAYNFGSELIKIPGLDGSGKMGKSEGNGVYLFDEPTAIRKKVMKAVTDQGPTEPNSVKAEPVENLFTILKVVSSPDTVAFFEEKYNNCEIRYGDLKKQLAEDIVAVTAPIRERILEIQKDEEYLRKVVKMGAEKARESASKTVAEVREIMGFKKF, encoded by the coding sequence ATGGAAACAGTAGTAAGCGGTATCCGTTCGACCGGAAACCTCCACCTGGGCAATTATTTCGGAGCGTTGCGCAACTTTATCAAGATGCAGCACGAAAACAATTGCTACTTCTTTATCGCTGATTATCACTCATTGACTACTCACCCTGACCCTGCGCACCTACACAGCAATGTGCGTCAGGTTTTATCAGAATATCTTGCTGCCGGACTTGACCCGGAAGTCTCTACCATCTTCGTTCAGAGCGATGTACCTGAAGTGACCGAACTTTATCTGCTACTGAACATGCACGTTTATATCGGTGAGCTCGAAAGAACCTCTTCTTTTAAAGAAAAAGTGCGCAAGCAACCCGAAAACGTAAATGCAGGATTGCTGACCTATCCTACCCTGATGGCTGCCGACATCCTGCTTCACAAAGCAAACAAAGTGCCCGTAGGTAAAGACCAGGAACAGCACCTTGAAATGACGCGCAAATTTGCCCGTCGCTTCAATACGATGTATAATGTGGAATATTTCCCGGAACCCTCAGCTTACAACTTCGGCTCGGAGCTAATCAAAATTCCGGGACTTGACGGTAGTGGTAAAATGGGTAAATCGGAAGGCAACGGCGTTTATCTCTTCGATGAACCGACTGCTATCCGCAAAAAGGTGATGAAAGCGGTGACCGACCAGGGTCCAACCGAACCCAATAGCGTGAAAGCAGAGCCGGTGGAAAACCTCTTTACCATCCTCAAAGTGGTTTCAAGCCCCGACACTGTAGCTTTCTTCGAAGAAAAATACAACAACTGCGAAATTCGTTACGGAGACCTGAAAAAACAACTGGCTGAAGATATCGTGGCTGTAACCGCACCTATCCGCGAACGCATCCTTGAAATACAGAAGGATGAAGAATACCTGCGTAAGGTGGTAAAAATGGGTGCAGAAAAAGCCCGCGAGAGTGCCAGCAAAACGGTAGCAGAAGTTCGCGAAATCATGGGATTCAAAAAGTTCTGA
- a CDS encoding VOC family protein, protein MIKSRITTNLWFDDQAEEAAKFYTSIFPDSQMGEISRYGELGFEYHHKPAGSVMMVEFSIMGQSFSALNGGPIFKFNEAVSFIVNCDTAEEIDYYWEKLSEGGDPEAQQCGWLKDKYGLSWQIVPSEMATLMSHPDSEKTDRVMSAMFEMKKLDINNLRKAFDGSI, encoded by the coding sequence ATGATAAAGTCCAGAATCACTACCAATCTATGGTTTGATGACCAGGCAGAAGAGGCTGCGAAATTCTATACTTCTATCTTCCCCGATTCCCAGATGGGTGAAATCTCCCGTTATGGCGAGCTCGGTTTTGAATATCATCACAAACCTGCCGGTTCGGTCATGATGGTGGAGTTTTCCATTATGGGGCAATCCTTTTCAGCGCTCAACGGCGGACCTATATTCAAGTTTAACGAAGCTGTTTCATTTATCGTCAATTGCGATACGGCAGAAGAGATTGATTATTACTGGGAAAAACTCTCCGAAGGTGGTGACCCCGAAGCTCAGCAATGCGGTTGGCTCAAGGATAAATATGGATTATCCTGGCAAATTGTCCCATCTGAAATGGCAACGCTGATGAGCCACCCTGACTCCGAAAAGACCGACCGGGTAATGAGTGCGATGTTTGAAATGAAGAAGCTCGACATCAATAACCTGCGAAAAGCATTTGATGGAAGTATTTGA
- a CDS encoding glycoside hydrolase family 28 protein, with protein sequence MRIYKAVVAFVGVLILHSTMDVKAGTNPEDIRISRRDAILKNIVPPAISEYSASILSFGAKGDSLTDCKPAFDKAMKAAQKRNGMRLVVPAGTYFLNGPIHLVSNVCIELQKGARLKFTSEAARYLPVVLTSWEGTLLYNYSPFIYGYKLENISIIGEGTIDGNAAETFNTWKSKQDEAQMLSRDMNHNGTPLKERIFGRNHYLRPQLIQLFECRNILIEGVKITNSPFWCVHLLKSENITVRGVRYDAKNINNDGIDPEYSRNILIENVEFDNGDDNIAIKSGRDHEGRSTAMPSENIIIRNCKFKGLHGVVIGSEMSAGVRNVFVEDCTYGGYCKRGIYLKSNPDRGGFITDIFMNNVTFDKVEDCFFITSYYHGEGKGYATDIHNVFVNGMKCREATNAGLVIQGYPEKKVTDIYFKNVNIEKAPIGVSFTNTDNVVMSDVNIGGVVNIPCSAK encoded by the coding sequence ATGCGTATCTATAAAGCTGTTGTAGCCTTTGTTGGCGTTTTAATATTACATAGTACCATGGATGTAAAAGCAGGAACAAATCCAGAAGACATTAGAATAAGCAGACGGGATGCGATTTTGAAAAATATTGTCCCTCCGGCAATTTCTGAATACTCAGCCTCAATTTTATCTTTCGGAGCAAAGGGGGATTCACTGACAGACTGCAAGCCTGCTTTTGATAAAGCGATGAAAGCAGCTCAGAAGCGAAACGGCATGAGATTGGTCGTTCCCGCAGGAACCTATTTCCTTAACGGCCCGATTCATCTGGTGAGTAACGTGTGTATTGAGTTGCAAAAGGGGGCACGTTTGAAGTTCACCTCTGAGGCTGCCCGGTATTTGCCGGTGGTGCTTACCAGTTGGGAAGGTACTTTGCTTTATAACTACAGTCCTTTTATTTATGGTTATAAACTTGAAAATATCTCGATAATCGGCGAAGGAACCATTGATGGAAATGCTGCTGAAACTTTCAATACATGGAAAAGCAAACAGGACGAAGCTCAAATGCTCAGCCGTGATATGAATCACAATGGAACACCATTGAAGGAGCGTATTTTTGGCAGGAATCACTACCTTAGACCTCAGTTGATACAGCTATTTGAATGCAGGAATATTCTGATTGAAGGAGTGAAAATAACCAATTCGCCTTTTTGGTGCGTGCATTTGCTGAAATCGGAGAATATCACCGTTCGCGGGGTTCGTTACGATGCCAAAAACATCAACAATGATGGAATTGACCCGGAGTATTCCCGCAATATTCTTATCGAAAATGTTGAGTTTGATAACGGAGATGACAATATTGCAATAAAGTCTGGCCGGGACCACGAAGGCCGTTCTACAGCTATGCCTTCGGAAAATATTATCATCCGTAATTGTAAGTTTAAGGGATTGCATGGAGTGGTAATCGGTAGTGAAATGTCAGCCGGTGTGCGCAATGTATTTGTGGAAGATTGCACCTACGGCGGTTATTGCAAACGGGGCATTTACCTGAAATCAAATCCTGACCGAGGTGGTTTTATCACCGATATATTTATGAATAATGTCACCTTTGATAAGGTTGAAGATTGCTTCTTTATAACCTCTTATTATCATGGGGAGGGAAAAGGATATGCAACGGACATTCATAATGTCTTCGTCAATGGAATGAAGTGTCGGGAGGCTACCAATGCCGGGTTGGTCATTCAGGGGTATCCGGAGAAAAAGGTGACAGATATCTATTTCAAGAATGTCAATATAGAGAAAGCGCCCATTGGAGTCAGTTTTACAAATACGGACAATGTCGTAATGAGCGATGTAAATATTGGAGGAGTCGTCAATATTCCTTGTTCGGCCAAATAA
- a CDS encoding threonine/serine exporter family protein, translated as MEWFTIIEKAFWAGAAAIGFGVLFNVPVRTLFFVFVLGVCGSFVKFTMIESGSNVVIAAFAGATVVGFLSIWTSLSKHAPPLVFSIPAVIPMVPGIFAYRTMIGLINLTATADANYMQVLAETCNNGAKASFILMSLSVGVGIPHLITRKDSAKEMVIETKRRIVVKAKKKRR; from the coding sequence ATGGAATGGTTTACTATTATAGAAAAAGCTTTCTGGGCGGGAGCTGCAGCAATAGGATTCGGGGTTTTGTTTAATGTGCCGGTTCGCACCCTGTTTTTTGTATTTGTGCTTGGTGTATGTGGCAGCTTTGTGAAATTTACCATGATTGAATCGGGAAGCAATGTGGTTATTGCTGCTTTTGCCGGAGCGACAGTGGTGGGGTTTCTGAGTATCTGGACTTCGTTGAGCAAACATGCTCCTCCGCTTGTTTTTTCAATACCGGCAGTTATCCCGATGGTGCCGGGGATTTTTGCCTATCGGACGATGATCGGTTTAATCAATCTGACTGCAACAGCAGACGCTAACTATATGCAAGTGCTCGCAGAGACGTGCAACAACGGTGCCAAAGCGTCATTTATACTGATGAGTTTGTCTGTGGGGGTAGGTATTCCTCATTTGATTACCCGGAAAGATTCTGCAAAGGAAATGGTCATTGAGACCAAACGTCGTATCGTTGTTAAAGCAAAAAAGAAAAGAAGATAA